The Triticum aestivum cultivar Chinese Spring chromosome 6D, IWGSC CS RefSeq v2.1, whole genome shotgun sequence genomic sequence CAGCCTCAGGGTTTCCTTGATGACGAGCTTTAGGTACTTCAGGCCAGCCAAGTCATCCTCGGTCACCGTCGATTTCCCTTGGAGGCTGTTCCGCAGCTCGACTTGTGCCTTGTGAATCACTAGTGGGTTCCTCATTAGCTCTGACATGGCCCATTGGAGTGTATTTGCTGATGTCTCGCTCCCGGCGTTGAAGAGGTCCTGTATGCCAATACGCGACCTATCCATCAGCTTTTGGGAAAAAATAGTGCATAAAGTAAATCATTTTTTTCAGAAATAGTAGTCTCACTTTTGCTAATCATCGGTACATTCTTGAAAATTGCGCCACATTGCACACTCTTAAAGTCTGAAATTGTAATGTTTGTATGTGTGCAACCTAACTGAAATGTTAGTTCAATTTCTGGTTTGTATAGATTATAAATATATGGAATGATTTGTTGATTTGGATCGTTTGCTTTAAAATATGACCGAGATTTTAATTATGGTTCCCAGGAAATAGTCTCACTTTTGCTGATTCTCGATCGCCAGAAACTTGCTGAAAATCTCAATCAATGTTGCAAATTACTCTATTAAAATGGTGATATAGTAGTAAAATGGGCCTTACAAGGATGACCGCTTTGATGTTGCCTGTGGTGAGAGGCACCTCGACGCCGCCTTCCTTCTGTATCCTAAGGAGCACGTCCACAaggtcttcctcctcttccttgaTGGCGCCTTCAGCCACGGCCTCTCTCAGCTGCTGGTGCTGCCGGAACACGCAGTCCATCAGCTCGTAGGTCTTGCGGTGGTTCAGCTCGGCGCGGCGCGTCATGCCGCCGACGGCGCTCGCGAGCCTCCACGACGGGAACATGTCATCCAGGCTGAACCCCGCGCCGACCTTGACGATCTCCGCCAGCTCCTCCAGAAACTCCTCCCGCCTCTCGAACCTGTCCCCGATCATGACGCGCATCGTCGAGTCCGCCACGACCGTGGCGATCCGCTCGCTGACGTTCACGGCCTGGCCCGAGGACGCCGcctcggcgacggcggcgacgaggcggcgggcctcctcctccctcgcgcGGCGGAACGGCCGCACGCGCCGGGCACTGAGCAGCTCCGCGACGCACAGCTTGCGGAGCTGCCGCCACAGGGCGCCGTAGCGCGCGAACACGAGGCCCTCGCCGTCGGCCCGCAGCAGCCGCGTGGTGGCGTTCCAGGGGCGCGTCGCGAAGCTGGCGTCGTGCGTCTTCATGATCTCCCGGGCGGCGTCGGCGGACGAGGCCACGACGACGCGGAGCTCGCCAAGCTGCAGACGCATGAGCGGCGCGTCGAGCCGGCGCGCGAGGTTGGCCATGGTGCGGTGGACCAGCGGCCCCCCGCGCGCGACTTGGTGGAGGTTGCCGATCACCGGCAGCCTCCACGGGCCCGGCGGCAGGTTCAGGCCATCGTTGCCGCCACGTTTCACGAGCTTGAGGAGCAGCGGAGGGAGAAGCAGAGTGAGGACGATGCAGAGGAGGTAGCATGCGGCTTGATCCACGGCCATGGTGTTCA encodes the following:
- the LOC123141393 gene encoding zealexin A1 synthase; its protein translation is MNTMAVDQAACYLLCIVLTLLLPPLLLKLVKRGGNDGLNLPPGPWRLPVIGNLHQVARGGPLVHRTMANLARRLDAPLMRLQLGELRVVVASSADAAREIMKTHDASFATRPWNATTRLLRADGEGLVFARYGALWRQLRKLCVAELLSARRVRPFRRAREEEARRLVAAVAEAASSGQAVNVSERIATVVADSTMRVMIGDRFERREEFLEELAEIVKVGAGFSLDDMFPSWRLASAVGGMTRRAELNHRKTYELMDCVFRQHQQLREAVAEGAIKEEEEDLVDVLLRIQKEGGVEVPLTTGNIKAVILDLFNAGSETSANTLQWAMSELMRNPLVIHKAQVELRNSLQGKSTVTEDDLAGLKYLKLVIKETLRLHTVLPLLLPRECRETCNVMGYDVPKGTTVFVNAWAISRDPKHWDDPEKFKPERFESTTIDFKGTDFEFVPFGAGRRICPGITFAQANMEIVLAALLYHFDWKLPGKALRSELDMAEEMGISVRRKNDLYLCPVVRVSPCALV